In Sphingobacteriaceae bacterium, the following proteins share a genomic window:
- a CDS encoding sugar isomerase — MKITNHIEDHNQKHLAKHKKSYTFLAESVSNVADVVEKLKALQIAIPSWALGTGGTRFGRFSGGGEPATLEQKIEDVGLLHALNKSSGSISLHIPWDIPKEAKAIKALAESYDLKFDAVNSNTFQDQADQKHSYKHGSLHHSDRAVRKQAVEHNIEVIRYGVELGSDCLSVWLADGSSFPGQINMRNAFNNTLESLGEIYAALPEKWKMLIEYKPYEPYFYSTTIGDWGQSLLLANKLGKKAFTLVDLGHHLPNTNIEQIVSLLLNEEKLGGFHFNDSKYGDDDLTVGSINPYKLFLIYNELVEGMNNKGMNHATGLSWMIDASHNIKDPLEDLLQSVEAIKIAYAQSLIVDQKALRVAQENNDVVAAESILQDAYRTDVRPLLAEARLQAGAAIQPIEVFRDYKLREALIKERGSKSIASGL, encoded by the coding sequence ATGAAAATTACTAACCACATAGAAGATCATAATCAAAAGCATTTGGCTAAGCATAAAAAGAGTTATACTTTTCTTGCAGAGTCTGTTTCTAATGTTGCTGATGTTGTAGAAAAATTAAAAGCACTTCAAATCGCGATTCCCAGCTGGGCTTTGGGCACTGGTGGAACACGTTTCGGAAGATTTTCGGGCGGTGGCGAACCTGCAACGCTGGAGCAAAAAATAGAAGATGTTGGCTTATTACATGCATTAAACAAATCAAGTGGATCCATCTCTTTACACATTCCCTGGGATATTCCAAAAGAAGCAAAAGCTATTAAAGCACTTGCCGAGAGTTACGATTTAAAATTTGATGCCGTTAATTCAAATACCTTCCAGGATCAGGCGGACCAAAAACACAGCTACAAGCATGGTTCATTGCATCATTCAGACAGAGCGGTAAGAAAACAAGCAGTTGAACACAACATCGAAGTAATTCGTTATGGTGTTGAACTGGGGTCTGATTGTTTATCCGTTTGGTTGGCTGATGGTTCCAGCTTTCCGGGACAAATCAATATGCGCAATGCCTTTAATAATACTTTAGAAAGTCTCGGTGAAATTTATGCGGCGCTTCCTGAAAAATGGAAAATGCTGATTGAGTATAAACCGTACGAGCCATATTTTTATTCAACTACTATTGGCGACTGGGGCCAATCGCTCTTGTTGGCAAATAAACTGGGAAAAAAAGCCTTTACGCTAGTGGATCTTGGTCATCATTTGCCAAACACCAACATCGAGCAAATTGTTTCTTTGTTATTGAACGAAGAAAAATTAGGGGGCTTTCACTTCAATGATAGCAAGTACGGTGACGATGATTTAACGGTTGGAAGTATCAATCCCTATAAGTTGTTTTTGATCTACAATGAGTTAGTGGAAGGAATGAATAACAAAGGAATGAATCATGCAACCGGCTTAAGCTGGATGATTGATGCTTCACATAACATTAAAGATCCACTCGAGGATCTGTTACAATCGGTAGAGGCTATTAAAATTGCTTATGCACAGTCTTTAATCGTAGATCAAAAAGCTTTACGAGTAGCACAGGAAAATAATGATGTTGTGGCAGCCGAAAGTATATTGCAGGATGCTTACCGTACAGATGTGCGTCCTTTGTTAGCAGAGGCTCGTCTTCAGGCTGGAGCTGCGATACAGCCAATTGAAGTGTTTCGTGATTATAAATTACGCGAGGCTTTAATTAAAGAACGCGGAAGCAAATCGATCGCCTCAGGACTTTAA
- a CDS encoding 4Fe-4S ferredoxin: protein MEKFLKPVEHAVAAEKFISDEARTNWHDETLWFVRAKRDKIVHKLPEWESLRELGSQIKNHALSNLDTYLLAFEKNAQANGVKVHWAADAKEHNEIILEIARKNNVKKIVKSKSMLTEECHLNPFLISKGIEVVDTDLGERIVQFRNEPPSHIVLPAIHLKKQDVSDTFHEHLHTEKGNNDPQYLTEAARQHLRNKFIEADLSITGVNFAVAETGGFVVCTNEGNADMGAHAAKIHIACMGFEKIIPKAEHLSVFLRLLTRSATGQPITTYSSHFHRPRKGQEMHIVIVDNGRSKQLGREDFRNSLKCIRCAACFNTCPVYRRSGGHSYHNATAGPIGSILNPNINMRENADLPFASTLCGSCTNVCPVKINIHEQLWKWRQVLTEEGYASSGKTAGMKGMAFVLSYPKVFRFAGKAGRWIIRMFPGLVNNTLNPWYKQREMPVAPKHSFRDWYIKNKKA from the coding sequence ATGGAAAAATTTTTAAAACCAGTTGAACATGCGGTGGCAGCGGAAAAATTTATTTCTGACGAAGCCCGCACGAACTGGCATGACGAAACACTTTGGTTTGTAAGAGCAAAGCGTGATAAGATCGTTCACAAATTACCGGAGTGGGAAAGTCTGCGTGAACTCGGGTCACAAATTAAAAACCATGCGCTTTCCAACCTGGATACCTATCTATTAGCATTTGAAAAGAACGCACAAGCAAACGGTGTTAAAGTGCATTGGGCCGCAGATGCCAAAGAGCATAACGAGATCATTCTTGAAATAGCGCGAAAAAATAATGTAAAAAAAATCGTAAAGAGTAAATCCATGTTGACGGAGGAATGTCACCTGAATCCTTTTTTGATTTCTAAAGGTATTGAAGTTGTAGATACCGACCTTGGTGAACGTATTGTGCAATTTAGAAACGAACCACCAAGCCACATTGTGCTACCTGCTATTCACTTAAAGAAACAGGATGTTAGCGATACTTTTCATGAGCATTTACATACCGAAAAGGGAAATAATGATCCGCAATATTTAACGGAAGCAGCACGCCAACATTTAAGAAATAAATTTATCGAGGCAGACCTGTCGATTACCGGTGTTAATTTTGCAGTGGCAGAAACGGGTGGTTTTGTGGTCTGCACAAATGAAGGAAATGCTGACATGGGTGCGCACGCTGCCAAAATTCATATTGCCTGCATGGGGTTTGAAAAAATAATCCCAAAAGCAGAACATCTTTCTGTTTTCTTAAGGTTGCTCACGCGCAGTGCTACCGGACAACCTATTACAACTTATTCCAGTCATTTCCACCGTCCGCGCAAAGGCCAGGAAATGCATATTGTAATTGTAGATAATGGACGCAGCAAACAGTTAGGCCGCGAAGACTTTCGCAATTCTTTAAAATGTATTCGTTGTGCAGCTTGTTTTAATACTTGTCCGGTTTATAGAAGAAGCGGCGGACACAGTTACCACAATGCTACAGCGGGGCCTATTGGTTCTATCTTAAATCCAAACATTAACATGCGTGAGAATGCAGATCTTCCATTTGCTTCTACACTTTGTGGCTCCTGCACAAATGTTTGCCCCGTTAAAATAAATATTCACGAACAACTCTGGAAGTGGCGTCAGGTTTTGACGGAAGAAGGTTATGCCTCTTCCGGAAAAACTGCAGGAATGAAAGGTATGGCCTTTGTTTTGTCTTATCCTAAAGTATTTCGTTTTGCGGGAAAGGCCGGAAGGTGGATCATTCGTATGTTTCCCGGACTTGTAAATAATACATTAAATCCCTGGTACAAACAAAGAGAAATGCCTGTTGCTCCAAAACATAGTTTTAGAGATTGGTATATAAAAAATAAAAAAGCATGA
- a CDS encoding lactate utilization protein B/C has product MSSREDILKAISQNKPALVESPAMPVYPDSDQTSVLEQFIQTAELIGSKVIQLKDWQEIILEFENAKANGKFVVNTISEIGTPDVSIDEMSSSVDLEKIDLSFVRGQLGVAENSAIWVDDSNLPNRLLPFICQHLVLVVEAKTLVATMHQAYEKINTFKTGWGAFIAGPSKTADIEQSLVIGAHGARSLVIYILS; this is encoded by the coding sequence ATGAGTTCGAGAGAAGATATTTTAAAAGCAATTTCTCAAAACAAACCTGCCTTGGTGGAAAGTCCAGCTATGCCGGTATATCCGGATTCAGATCAGACTTCTGTGCTCGAACAATTTATTCAAACAGCTGAACTTATTGGTTCTAAAGTGATCCAGCTAAAAGACTGGCAGGAGATTATATTAGAATTTGAAAACGCAAAAGCAAATGGAAAATTTGTTGTAAATACGATTTCCGAAATAGGAACACCGGATGTTTCTATAGATGAAATGAGTAGTTCGGTGGATCTTGAAAAAATAGATCTCTCTTTTGTGAGAGGCCAATTGGGAGTAGCTGAAAACAGTGCTATCTGGGTAGACGATTCTAATTTGCCCAACCGGCTGTTGCCTTTTATTTGTCAGCATTTAGTTTTAGTAGTAGAGGCAAAAACCCTTGTTGCAACTATGCACCAGGCTTATGAAAAAATAAATACTTTTAAAACGGGTTGGGGAGCTTTTATAGCCGGACCTTCAAAAACAGCAGACATTGAACAATCTCTGGTGATTGGTGCGCATGGCGCGCGAAGTTTGGTGATATATATATTGAGTTAG
- a CDS encoding bifunctional rhamnulose-1-phosphate aldolase/short-chain dehydrogenase, producing the protein MSTANKTFKHVSYLWNEAEAAKLAGDEVGLLIYRSNLLGADLRLTNYGGGNTSCKANAKDPLTGQETEIMWVKGSGGDIGTLKRSGLAALYVERLRALKNVYKGIEQEDEMVELFNHCIYDLASKAPSIDTPLHGFLPFKHIDHLHPDAAIAIAAAKDGKKITQELFKGTIGWVEWQRPGFDLGLQLKACLDENPGIRGIMLGSHGLFTWGDTAYESYMNTLEVVEACAEYLEKNYGKKGPVFGGQKIQSLPEDARKQKAAELAPVLRGFCSSYTRMIGHFTDDARVLEFTNSNDLDKLAPLGTSCPDHFLRTKISPLVLNLTPDEDLSDVKIIKEKLLPQFEAYRKMYTEYYDTCKHANSPAMRDPNPVVILYPGVGMFTFSKDKQTTRVASEFYINAINVMKGAEAISEYTSLPRQEAFDIEYWLLEEAKLQRMPKPKSLSGKIALITGSAGGIGKAIAKKFVDEGACVIINDNDAERLEAAKADFAKTYSKDQYASVLLDVLKGEQITNAFDAASLAFGGIDIVVNCAGISISKPVEETTEKDWDLLYDILVKAQFLVTQAGVKVMRKQALGGDVINIASKNGLVSGPNNAGYGSAKAAQIHLSRLNAAEFGPDKIRVNVVNPDAVISDSKIWAGAWAEGRAKAYNIKVEELPAFYAKRTLLNEIILPEDIANGCFSLVGGLLNKSTGNIINVDGGIAASFVR; encoded by the coding sequence ATGTCAACAGCTAACAAAACATTCAAGCACGTAAGTTATTTATGGAACGAAGCCGAAGCAGCAAAACTTGCCGGCGATGAGGTAGGACTTTTAATTTACCGTTCAAATCTATTAGGTGCAGATTTGCGCTTAACAAATTACGGCGGGGGAAATACTTCCTGCAAAGCGAATGCAAAAGATCCTTTAACAGGACAGGAAACGGAGATTATGTGGGTTAAAGGTTCTGGTGGCGACATTGGCACTTTAAAGCGCAGTGGTCTTGCAGCGCTTTATGTGGAGCGTTTAAGAGCTCTTAAAAATGTTTACAAAGGAATTGAGCAGGAAGATGAAATGGTTGAATTATTCAATCACTGCATTTACGATCTTGCTTCGAAAGCACCTTCTATTGATACTCCTTTGCATGGTTTTTTACCATTCAAACACATTGATCATTTACACCCGGATGCGGCTATTGCTATTGCAGCAGCGAAAGACGGAAAAAAAATCACTCAGGAATTATTCAAAGGAACAATTGGCTGGGTAGAATGGCAACGGCCCGGTTTCGACTTAGGCTTGCAATTAAAGGCGTGCCTTGACGAAAATCCTGGTATTCGTGGCATCATGTTAGGCTCTCATGGTTTGTTTACATGGGGCGATACAGCTTACGAAAGTTATATGAATACTTTGGAAGTGGTTGAAGCTTGTGCAGAATACCTTGAAAAGAATTACGGTAAAAAAGGCCCGGTTTTTGGCGGACAAAAAATCCAGTCCTTACCTGAAGATGCGCGTAAACAAAAAGCAGCTGAACTGGCGCCCGTTCTTCGTGGTTTCTGCTCCAGCTATACACGCATGATCGGTCACTTTACAGACGACGCGCGTGTTTTAGAATTTACAAATTCAAATGATCTCGATAAATTAGCTCCTTTGGGAACCAGTTGTCCGGACCATTTTCTTCGCACAAAAATTAGTCCATTGGTTTTAAACTTAACTCCTGATGAAGATTTAAGCGATGTAAAAATTATCAAAGAAAAATTATTGCCGCAATTTGAAGCTTACCGTAAAATGTATACGGAGTATTACGACACGTGTAAACATGCAAATAGCCCTGCTATGCGTGATCCAAATCCAGTGGTGATTTTATATCCAGGAGTAGGTATGTTTACGTTTTCAAAAGACAAACAAACTACACGGGTAGCATCCGAATTTTACATCAATGCTATCAACGTAATGAAAGGCGCTGAAGCAATTTCTGAATACACTTCGCTGCCAAGACAAGAAGCATTCGATATTGAGTATTGGTTGTTAGAAGAAGCGAAATTACAACGCATGCCGAAACCAAAATCTTTGTCAGGAAAAATTGCCCTGATAACTGGAAGTGCAGGTGGCATTGGAAAAGCAATCGCGAAAAAATTTGTTGACGAAGGCGCATGTGTGATTATAAATGACAACGATGCAGAGCGTTTAGAAGCAGCGAAGGCGGACTTCGCAAAAACTTACAGCAAAGATCAATACGCTTCAGTACTTTTAGATGTATTAAAAGGAGAGCAGATTACGAACGCTTTTGACGCTGCCTCGTTAGCCTTTGGTGGAATTGACATCGTGGTAAACTGCGCCGGTATTTCTATTTCAAAACCAGTGGAAGAAACCACAGAAAAAGATTGGGATCTTTTATATGATATCCTTGTAAAAGCACAATTCCTGGTAACTCAAGCGGGTGTTAAGGTAATGCGCAAACAAGCTTTAGGTGGTGACGTTATTAATATTGCCAGCAAAAACGGTTTAGTGTCAGGACCGAATAACGCGGGATACGGATCTGCAAAGGCCGCACAAATTCACTTGAGTCGTTTAAACGCGGCTGAATTTGGCCCGGATAAAATCCGCGTGAATGTTGTTAATCCGGATGCAGTAATTTCTGATAGCAAAATTTGGGCAGGAGCCTGGGCTGAAGGCCGTGCAAAAGCATACAATATTAAAGTGGAAGAATTGCCGGCTTTTTATGCTAAACGTACTTTGTTAAATGAAATTATTTTACCGGAAGATATTGCTAATGGCTGTTTCTCTTTGGTAGGAGGGTTGTTAAATAAATCTACGGGAAATATTATCAATGTGGACGGTGGAATTGCCGCGTCTTTTGTTCGCTAA
- a CDS encoding deoxycytidylate deaminase, with protein MAEPALNLTTRDSEITLSISSEKEKNLLEKLRGTHTEELVIGLCGFIGTNIDIVSKTISKVLREQYNYEVVEIKLSELIKKFGEPNLDALDNKYDRYRKLIDEGNRLRSVHNESILAELAINEISVNRELSKADDLNFSSKRVCFLINSIKHKDELELFKLIYSDLFYSFGLFSSYDERKKRLIHSGIEEENVISLMNQDIGEKIKNGQHVYDTFVLSDFFLRFDSDSTANLEEKLKRYFNLIFQSDIVTPSSDELAMYAANSASGNSACLSRQVGASITDEKGNILSLGWNDVPKFGGGVYNFDVNDYLSSKDHRCIHKEGGKCFNDEEKDLITISLVKTLMSENLITEENKVKAIKVIKDSKIKQLIEFSRAVHAEMSAIINAGITGGNKIIGGKLYCTTYPCHNCARHIVAAGIKEVYYIEPYRKSLAIKLHDDSITENETETGKLRLLMFEGVSPKRYLDFFKMTSQRKDSKGKKIDVHKDKIFPKKTLSLQSIPKLEKEVTENLISRKII; from the coding sequence ATGGCTGAGCCCGCATTAAATCTTACAACTAGAGATTCCGAAATAACTCTTTCTATAAGTTCGGAAAAAGAAAAAAATCTTTTAGAAAAACTGCGTGGTACGCACACCGAAGAATTGGTAATAGGGTTATGTGGATTTATAGGAACAAATATTGATATTGTTTCTAAAACAATCTCTAAAGTTCTGAGAGAACAGTACAATTATGAGGTTGTTGAAATAAAACTTAGTGAGCTAATTAAAAAATTTGGTGAACCTAATTTAGATGCATTGGATAATAAATACGATCGATATCGGAAACTTATTGACGAGGGAAATAGATTGAGAAGTGTCCATAATGAAAGTATACTTGCTGAGCTTGCTATAAATGAAATCTCTGTAAACCGCGAGTTATCTAAAGCGGATGATCTTAACTTTAGTAGTAAAAGAGTTTGTTTTCTAATCAATTCAATAAAACATAAAGATGAATTAGAATTATTTAAATTAATTTATTCTGATTTGTTCTATTCATTTGGTCTTTTTTCATCTTACGATGAAAGAAAGAAAAGATTAATACATTCTGGTATTGAAGAAGAAAATGTCATAAGTCTTATGAATCAAGATATAGGCGAAAAAATTAAAAATGGTCAGCATGTTTATGATACTTTTGTATTATCTGACTTTTTCTTACGTTTTGATTCAGATTCTACAGCAAACCTTGAAGAGAAGTTAAAGAGATATTTCAATTTAATTTTCCAATCCGATATTGTTACTCCTTCGAGTGATGAACTAGCTATGTATGCTGCTAATTCAGCTTCAGGTAATTCTGCTTGTTTGTCTCGCCAAGTTGGCGCTTCTATTACGGACGAAAAAGGGAATATATTGTCATTAGGTTGGAACGATGTTCCAAAATTTGGTGGAGGAGTTTATAATTTTGACGTAAATGACTATCTGAGTTCTAAAGACCATCGTTGTATTCATAAAGAAGGTGGAAAATGTTTCAATGATGAAGAAAAGGATCTAATTACAATATCATTAGTTAAAACTCTTATGTCAGAAAACCTAATAACTGAGGAGAATAAAGTTAAGGCAATTAAAGTTATTAAGGATTCGAAAATTAAACAACTAATTGAGTTTTCTAGGGCTGTACATGCCGAAATGTCTGCAATAATAAATGCAGGTATTACTGGCGGTAATAAAATAATCGGTGGTAAATTATATTGCACAACTTACCCTTGTCACAACTGCGCTAGGCATATTGTAGCTGCTGGTATTAAAGAGGTTTATTACATAGAACCTTACCGTAAAAGTCTGGCAATAAAATTGCATGATGACTCTATTACAGAAAACGAAACTGAAACTGGAAAGTTAAGATTATTAATGTTTGAGGGCGTTTCCCCAAAAAGATATTTGGATTTCTTTAAAATGACTTCTCAAAGAAAAGATAGTAAGGGTAAAAAAATAGATGTTCACAAGGATAAGATTTTCCCAAAAAAAACATTATCATTGCAGTCAATTCCAAAATTAGAAAAAGAAGTTACTGAGAATTTAATTAGTAGGAAAATCATTTAG
- a CDS encoding L-rhamnose/proton symporter RhaT, whose amino-acid sequence MNVLAGIIFHLIGGGASGSFYLPYKKVKGWAWESYWIVGGLFSWLIVPPLAAWLTVPGFFEIIRNTPFAVTGWTFFFGLLWGIGGLTYGLGVRYLGMSLGNSITLGFCSALGAIIPSVYYDLVPQAGKVSFTDMCSQSWGLVVLLGIVLCLTGIYICGRAGVLKERELSEEDKKKSVAEFSVKKGITVAIISGTLSACFNFGIEAGQPMAETALATTNMNPLFQNNVIYVVLLWGGLTTNFIWCMILNAKNKTAGDYTNKQTPLLKNYIFSALAGTTWFLQFFFYGMGESKLGNGASSWILHMTFIILIANTWGIVLNEWKGVSTKTRYTIITGIVVLITSVVVVAYGNSINH is encoded by the coding sequence ATGAATGTATTAGCCGGAATTATTTTTCACTTGATTGGAGGGGGCGCTTCTGGAAGTTTTTATCTTCCTTATAAAAAAGTTAAAGGCTGGGCATGGGAAAGTTATTGGATAGTGGGCGGTTTGTTTTCATGGCTTATTGTTCCACCCCTGGCAGCATGGTTAACTGTTCCGGGTTTTTTTGAAATTATTCGTAATACACCATTTGCAGTAACCGGGTGGACTTTTTTCTTTGGTCTACTTTGGGGCATTGGCGGATTGACTTATGGACTAGGCGTGCGGTATTTAGGGATGTCGCTCGGCAATTCTATAACTCTCGGCTTTTGCTCTGCACTTGGTGCAATTATTCCTTCTGTTTATTATGATTTAGTTCCGCAGGCGGGCAAGGTATCTTTTACCGACATGTGTTCACAATCCTGGGGACTTGTAGTTTTGCTGGGAATTGTATTATGTCTTACGGGCATTTATATCTGTGGAAGAGCTGGCGTACTTAAAGAAAGGGAATTATCGGAGGAAGACAAGAAAAAAAGTGTTGCTGAGTTCAGTGTTAAAAAAGGGATTACAGTAGCCATTATTTCAGGAACATTAAGTGCTTGTTTTAATTTTGGTATCGAAGCTGGACAACCCATGGCTGAAACGGCACTCGCAACTACCAACATGAATCCGCTTTTTCAAAACAATGTTATTTACGTGGTTTTATTATGGGGTGGGCTTACAACGAATTTTATCTGGTGTATGATTTTAAATGCGAAAAATAAAACTGCAGGCGATTATACAAATAAACAAACACCACTTTTAAAAAATTATATTTTCTCAGCATTAGCAGGTACAACCTGGTTTTTACAATTTTTCTTTTATGGCATGGGGGAAAGTAAACTTGGAAACGGCGCCAGCTCATGGATACTGCACATGACCTTTATTATATTGATAGCTAATACCTGGGGCATCGTACTAAACGAATGGAAAGGTGTAAGTACTAAAACACGTTACACAATTATTACAGGAATAGTGGTGCTGATCACTTCGGTAGTAGTTGTAGCCTATGGAAATTCAATCAATCATTAA
- a CDS encoding carbohydrate kinase: MTKVIAIIDVGKTNKKLFLFDEDYNLVYERSARFTETVDEDGDPCENIESLRLSVFDSLRDVFRKKEFEIKALNFSTYGASFVYVDDEDKPLTPLYNYLKPYPEDLKKQFYETYGGEKRFSLETASPVLGSLNSGLQFYRLKHQQPEVFDKVRYAFHLPQYLSYIVSGKPYTDVTSIGCHTGMWNFEKNEYHEWVRKEGITGKLPFIAPCTEVVSAAFPGNTYKVGIGLHDSSAALIPYLMNFTEPFVLISTGTWCISLNPFNQSPLTAQQLEDDSLCYLTYESKPVKASRVFSGFDHEVQVERIATYFNNSPAFYRNLEFNKPVTTKLQKKNGNILFNSMKNRSKELLFKKREISEFSSAEEAYHQLILDIVSLQLFSTQLVLEGTKVKRIFVDGGFSKNAIYMNLLTVAFPGIEIYGASMAQATAIGAALAIHSSWNEKSIPSNIIELRYYAGEREKIK; the protein is encoded by the coding sequence ATGACGAAAGTTATCGCGATAATAGATGTAGGGAAAACAAATAAAAAACTTTTTTTATTTGACGAAGACTACAATCTGGTTTATGAGCGATCGGCTCGATTTACTGAAACTGTTGATGAGGACGGTGATCCTTGTGAAAACATAGAGAGTTTACGTTTGTCTGTTTTCGATTCTTTACGCGATGTTTTTCGAAAAAAGGAATTTGAGATAAAGGCCTTAAATTTCTCTACCTACGGCGCAAGCTTTGTTTATGTGGATGATGAGGATAAACCTTTGACACCACTTTACAATTACCTCAAACCCTATCCGGAGGATTTGAAAAAACAATTCTACGAAACCTATGGCGGTGAAAAAAGATTTTCTCTGGAAACCGCCTCGCCTGTTTTAGGAAGTCTGAATTCAGGTTTACAGTTTTATAGATTAAAACACCAGCAGCCAGAGGTTTTTGATAAAGTACGTTATGCTTTTCATTTACCTCAGTATTTAAGTTACATTGTTTCGGGTAAGCCCTACACGGATGTTACCAGCATAGGCTGTCACACCGGGATGTGGAACTTTGAAAAAAACGAATACCACGAATGGGTTCGCAAAGAGGGAATAACCGGAAAACTTCCTTTTATCGCGCCTTGCACCGAAGTGGTATCAGCCGCATTTCCTGGCAACACTTACAAAGTTGGAATTGGGTTGCATGATAGTTCTGCGGCACTCATTCCTTACCTGATGAATTTCACCGAACCCTTTGTCCTTATTTCTACGGGAACATGGTGTATCAGTCTGAATCCGTTTAACCAATCGCCTTTAACAGCGCAGCAACTCGAAGATGATTCTCTTTGTTACCTCACTTATGAAAGTAAACCAGTAAAGGCTTCCCGCGTTTTTTCGGGTTTTGATCATGAAGTGCAGGTGGAGCGCATTGCAACTTATTTTAATAATTCCCCGGCGTTTTATAGAAATCTTGAATTCAATAAGCCCGTTACTACTAAACTTCAGAAAAAGAACGGAAATATCTTGTTCAATAGTATGAAGAACAGATCGAAAGAACTGTTATTTAAAAAGCGTGAGATTTCAGAATTTAGTTCGGCGGAAGAGGCTTATCATCAGCTCATTCTGGACATTGTTTCTTTACAATTATTTTCTACGCAACTTGTTCTGGAGGGTACAAAAGTAAAACGGATTTTTGTGGATGGAGGGTTTAGTAAAAATGCAATTTATATGAATCTGCTTACTGTTGCTTTTCCCGGAATTGAAATTTATGGAGCCTCTATGGCGCAGGCTACGGCTATTGGAGCTGCGCTGGCGATTCACAGCTCGTGGAATGAAAAATCTATTCCAAGCAATATCATTGAATTACGTTACTACGCGGGAGAACGCGAAAAAATAAAATGA
- a CDS encoding L-rhamnose mutarotase yields MTRISFKMHLLPGFQLEYVARHNAIWPELKELLIQTGVLEYYIYLDEDNNDLFGIMKVIDGTTLNDLPNHPVMKKWWKYMSDIMETNPDLSPKQVQLKEVFCLM; encoded by the coding sequence ATGACTCGTATCTCTTTTAAAATGCATTTACTTCCTGGTTTTCAGCTGGAGTATGTTGCACGTCACAACGCCATCTGGCCTGAGCTCAAGGAGCTTCTTATACAAACCGGGGTATTGGAATATTACATTTATCTGGATGAAGATAACAACGATCTTTTCGGTATTATGAAAGTGATTGATGGCACTACTTTAAATGATCTTCCAAATCATCCGGTGATGAAAAAATGGTGGAAATACATGAGTGATATCATGGAGACTAATCCAGATTTATCTCCGAAGCAGGTGCAATTAAAAGAGGTTTTTTGTCTCATGTAA
- a CDS encoding Fe-S oxidoreductase — protein MKKVSLFIPCYVDQFYPNIAVATYELLQKLGCEVDYPLNQTCCGQPLANSGFNGMTSACNKNFTENFKDADYVVCPSGSCALHIKEHLHDDANPAAAERIRNRVYELTEFLTDILKVKQLNVSFPHKVGMHISCHGQRGLHLSSMTELVSPEFSKPEQLLNMVKGLELSYPKRKDECCGFGGTFCVFEEAVSVKMGKDRLTEHEENNIEYITGGDVSCLMHLEGILRRQKSPVKIIHIAEILNS, from the coding sequence ATGAAAAAAGTTAGTTTATTCATACCCTGCTATGTTGACCAGTTTTATCCCAACATAGCTGTTGCTACGTATGAACTTTTGCAGAAACTGGGCTGTGAAGTCGATTATCCTTTAAATCAAACGTGTTGTGGTCAACCATTAGCCAATTCAGGTTTTAACGGGATGACTTCGGCGTGTAACAAAAACTTTACGGAAAATTTTAAAGATGCGGATTATGTCGTTTGTCCTTCGGGCAGTTGCGCATTGCATATAAAGGAACATTTACATGACGATGCTAATCCCGCAGCAGCGGAGAGGATTCGTAACCGGGTTTATGAACTGACTGAATTTTTGACTGACATTTTAAAAGTAAAACAACTAAATGTTTCTTTTCCACATAAAGTGGGAATGCACATTAGTTGTCACGGACAAAGAGGACTTCACCTTTCTTCGATGACGGAATTAGTTTCACCTGAATTTTCTAAACCCGAACAATTATTAAACATGGTAAAGGGGTTGGAACTTTCTTATCCTAAACGTAAAGATGAGTGCTGCGGTTTTGGTGGTACGTTTTGTGTGTTTGAGGAAGCAGTAAGTGTGAAGATGGGTAAAGACAGGCTTACAGAGCATGAAGAAAATAATATTGAATACATAACAGGGGGTGATGTAAGCTGTCTCATGCACCTGGAAGGTATTTTACGGCGTCAAAAAAGTCCTGTAAAAATAATTCACATTGCGGAGATCTTAAATAGTTAG